From a region of the Burkholderiaceae bacterium DAT-1 genome:
- the dxs gene encoding 1-deoxy-D-xylulose-5-phosphate synthase: MAYPLLDTVHTPADLRKLDLPKLKQLADELRAFLLESISQTGGHFASNLGTVELTIALHYVFDTPEDRLVWDVGHQTYAHKTLTGRRERMNTMRKYGGLAGFPKRDESPYDTFGVGHSSTSIGAAHGMAEAARIKGESRRAVAIIGDGAMTAGQAFEALNHAGDKTSNVLVILNDNEMSISPNVGAFNSYLAKLLSGKFYQGFRNTGSKVLEGIKPLHELVRRSEEHVKGLFTPSTLFEEFGFQYVGPIDGHNLESLITTLQNLKALDGPQFLHIVTKKGQGYKLAVDDPVKYHAVTPFTPADGMAAKAASKPTYTQIFGQWLCDMAEIEPALVGITPAMREGSGLVEFERRFPDRYYDVGIAEQNAVTFAAGLACEGLRPVVAIYSTFLQRAYDQLVHDVALQNLPVVFAIDRAGLVGADGPTHAGSFDISFLRCIPNMAVMTPADENECRQMLYTAATLRQPVAVRYPRGTGPGVAVEKAFTAVPYGKGEIRRQGERVAILAFGSMLAPALQAGETLNATVANMRWVKPLDEALVLELAESHDLLVTIEENAVMGGAGSAVLEAMQAAGVLKRVIQLGLPDRYVDHGDPARQLAECGLDADGIIAAVRKVRN, from the coding sequence ATGGCATACCCCTTACTTGATACCGTTCATACGCCTGCAGACCTGCGCAAGCTTGATCTGCCCAAGCTCAAGCAACTGGCGGACGAACTGCGTGCGTTTTTGCTGGAATCCATCAGCCAGACCGGCGGCCACTTTGCCTCCAATCTGGGGACGGTCGAGCTGACTATCGCGCTTCATTACGTCTTTGATACGCCGGAAGACAGGCTGGTGTGGGACGTGGGTCACCAGACTTATGCGCACAAAACCCTGACCGGTCGCCGCGAGCGTATGAATACCATGCGCAAGTACGGTGGGCTGGCTGGTTTCCCCAAACGTGATGAGAGTCCTTACGACACGTTTGGCGTGGGTCATAGCTCCACCAGTATCGGTGCTGCGCATGGTATGGCAGAGGCTGCACGAATCAAGGGCGAATCGCGCCGCGCAGTTGCCATCATCGGCGATGGTGCAATGACGGCGGGACAGGCATTTGAAGCACTGAATCATGCCGGTGATAAGACCTCCAACGTGCTGGTGATCCTGAACGACAACGAGATGTCGATTTCGCCGAACGTGGGTGCATTCAACAGCTATCTCGCCAAATTGCTGAGCGGCAAGTTCTATCAGGGCTTCCGGAATACCGGCTCCAAGGTGCTGGAAGGCATCAAGCCACTGCACGAACTGGTTCGCCGCAGCGAAGAGCACGTAAAGGGCTTGTTTACGCCTTCCACGCTGTTTGAAGAGTTCGGATTTCAGTATGTGGGGCCGATTGACGGTCACAATCTGGAATCGCTGATTACCACGCTGCAGAATCTCAAGGCTCTGGATGGTCCGCAGTTCCTGCATATCGTCACCAAGAAGGGGCAGGGCTACAAACTCGCAGTGGACGATCCGGTCAAGTATCACGCCGTGACACCATTTACACCAGCAGATGGTATGGCTGCCAAGGCCGCTAGCAAGCCGACCTACACCCAGATTTTCGGGCAATGGCTGTGTGATATGGCCGAGATCGAGCCCGCACTGGTCGGCATTACGCCAGCGATGCGCGAGGGTTCCGGTCTTGTTGAGTTCGAACGCCGCTTCCCTGATCGTTATTACGATGTCGGGATTGCAGAGCAGAACGCCGTCACCTTTGCTGCTGGCCTTGCCTGCGAAGGGCTGCGTCCGGTCGTGGCCATCTATTCCACCTTCCTGCAGCGTGCATATGACCAGCTGGTGCATGATGTTGCGTTGCAGAATCTGCCGGTCGTTTTTGCGATTGATCGCGCTGGCCTCGTGGGGGCCGATGGTCCGACACATGCGGGCAGCTTCGACATCAGCTTCCTGCGCTGTATCCCCAATATGGCCGTGATGACACCAGCCGACGAGAACGAATGCCGGCAGATGCTCTATACAGCCGCCACCTTGCGTCAGCCCGTTGCCGTGCGCTATCCGCGTGGTACAGGGCCGGGTGTAGCAGTCGAAAAGGCGTTTACTGCCGTTCCGTATGGCAAGGGCGAAATCCGTAGGCAAGGCGAGCGCGTGGCGATTCTGGCGTTTGGTTCGATGCTTGCACCAGCATTGCAGGCTGGCGAAACACTAAACGCAACGGTAGCCAACATGCGCTGGGTGAAGCCGCTTGATGAAGCACTCGTGCTAGAGCTGGCCGAGTCTCATGATCTGCTTGTGACCATTGAAGAAAATGCCGTCATGGGCGGTGCGGGAAGTGCCGTACTAGAGGCAATGCAGGCTGCCGGTGTGCTGAAACGCGTGATTCAGCTGGGTCTGCCGGATCGCTATGTCGATCATGGAGATCCAGCCCGCCAACTGGCTGAATGCGGTCTGGATGCAGACGGTATCATTGCGGCAGTGCGAAAAGTTCGCAACTGA
- a CDS encoding GTP cyclohydrolase I FolE2 → MTAPHPVSPAIADVQNTPDTRNIAINKVGIKSIRHPVSVADRADGVQHTVATFDMYVFLPKDFKGTHMSRFVQILNSHEKEISVGSFEQIAREMVEKLEATSGYLEMRFPFFVNKSAPVSGVKSLMDYEVALIGEIKDGVFSQSVRVLVPVTSLCPCSKKISAYGAHNQRSHVTITARINQQIWIEEIIRLVEEEASCELFGLLKRPDEKYVTERAYDNPKFVEDMVRDVAARLDAETRIDAYVVEAENFESIHNHSAYALIERDKQV, encoded by the coding sequence ATGACTGCGCCTCACCCCGTTTCACCGGCCATTGCAGACGTACAGAATACGCCGGACACTCGCAACATTGCGATCAACAAAGTCGGTATCAAGTCGATCCGTCACCCGGTCAGCGTGGCTGACCGTGCCGATGGCGTGCAGCATACGGTTGCTACCTTTGATATGTACGTGTTTCTGCCCAAGGACTTCAAGGGCACGCACATGTCGCGTTTTGTGCAGATTCTGAATAGTCACGAAAAGGAAATTTCGGTCGGATCCTTCGAGCAGATTGCCCGCGAGATGGTCGAGAAGCTGGAAGCGACTTCTGGCTATCTGGAAATGCGTTTCCCGTTCTTTGTGAACAAATCCGCGCCGGTATCAGGCGTGAAAAGCCTGATGGATTACGAGGTCGCGCTGATTGGCGAGATCAAGGATGGCGTGTTTTCGCAGAGCGTGCGCGTATTGGTACCGGTGACCAGCCTGTGCCCATGTTCGAAGAAGATTTCAGCGTATGGTGCGCATAACCAGCGTTCGCACGTGACCATTACTGCACGTATCAATCAGCAAATCTGGATTGAGGAAATTATCCGTCTGGTTGAAGAGGAAGCGTCGTGCGAACTGTTTGGTTTGCTGAAGCGTCCTGATGAAAAGTATGTTACCGAACGTGCTTACGACAATCCGAAGTTTGTCGAAGATATGGTTCGCGATGTGGCCGCCCGGCTAGATGCCGAAACCCGCATCGATGCGTATGTGGTGGAAGCTGAAAATTTCGAGTCCATCCACAATCACTCTGCCTACGCACTGATCGAGCGTGATAAGCAAGTGTAA
- a CDS encoding metalloregulator ArsR/SmtB family transcription factor, translated as MQPFQLIQNDEHIEQASRAMKAMSHPLRLKILCVLGDKEVSVQDIVDAVGTSQSNISQHLAIMREKGVLRTRKDANRVYYRVGDTRTLEVVSMMRDVFCGFTK; from the coding sequence ATGCAACCCTTCCAGCTTATACAGAACGACGAGCACATCGAACAAGCGTCGCGCGCCATGAAAGCCATGTCCCATCCGTTACGTCTGAAAATCCTATGCGTACTTGGCGATAAGGAAGTTAGCGTACAAGACATCGTGGATGCCGTTGGCACCTCTCAAAGCAATATTTCCCAGCACTTGGCCATCATGCGTGAAAAAGGCGTGCTACGTACCCGCAAGGATGCAAATCGGGTTTACTACCGCGTAGGTGATACCAGAACACTTGAAGTTGTCAGCATGATGCGTGACGTATTTTGCGGGTTCACCAAGTAA
- the gpmI gene encoding 2,3-bisphosphoglycerate-independent phosphoglycerate mutase, with amino-acid sequence MSTVTPVLFLILDGFGHRLEGDDNAILHARKPNWDRLVANHPYTAINASEQFVGLPKGQFGNSEVGHLNIGAGRIVQQDISRIDCDVADGSMAKNQVLAAAIELARDQGKVLHVMGLMSDGGVHSHENHIHALIRAAHASGVKQIHVHAFLDGRDTPPRSAELYLSRLQSVCDACPGARIVSVVGRFFVMDRDKRWDRVESAYKLVVQGEGAFVTVTALDALKDAYERGENDEFVQATRVGEATSGICDGDAVIFMNFRADRAREISMAINDDAFDGFVRAKRVKPGMYVTLTRYADAYPYPVAYEKAKVQNSFGEYIASKGLKQLRIAETEKYPHVTYFFSGGEEQPFAGEDRILVASPKVATYDLQPEMSAPEVADKIIEAIQSRKYDAIICNFANGDMVGHTGSFDAAKQAIEALDACVGRCVEAMRAAGGEVLISADHGNAEMMWDPTSGQPHTQHTTDLVPVLYIGRPAHIEALGKGALRDLAPTLLAMMGLDQPADMDGSSLIRFI; translated from the coding sequence ATGTCTACGGTTACACCTGTCCTATTTCTGATCCTTGACGGATTTGGTCATCGCCTCGAGGGTGACGACAACGCCATTCTTCACGCTAGAAAGCCTAATTGGGACAGACTTGTCGCAAACCATCCATATACAGCGATCAATGCATCCGAGCAGTTTGTCGGTTTGCCCAAAGGACAGTTTGGTAACTCGGAAGTGGGACACTTGAATATCGGGGCTGGACGAATTGTTCAGCAAGATATCAGCCGGATTGATTGTGATGTGGCGGATGGCTCGATGGCCAAAAACCAGGTGCTGGCGGCGGCGATTGAGTTAGCTCGCGATCAGGGAAAAGTGCTCCATGTGATGGGGTTGATGTCTGATGGTGGCGTACATAGCCATGAAAATCATATTCATGCCTTGATACGTGCAGCGCATGCGTCGGGCGTCAAGCAGATTCATGTGCATGCATTCCTGGATGGTCGTGATACCCCACCGCGAAGTGCCGAGCTGTACCTGAGTCGTCTGCAGTCTGTATGTGACGCTTGCCCGGGTGCGCGTATTGTTTCTGTTGTCGGCCGCTTTTTCGTAATGGATCGTGACAAGCGCTGGGATCGCGTGGAGTCTGCATACAAGCTCGTGGTGCAGGGAGAAGGTGCGTTTGTAACCGTTACAGCGCTCGATGCCTTGAAAGATGCCTACGAACGTGGTGAAAATGACGAATTTGTTCAGGCCACCCGCGTTGGTGAGGCTACGTCAGGCATCTGCGATGGTGATGCCGTCATCTTCATGAACTTCCGTGCCGACCGCGCACGTGAGATCAGCATGGCGATCAACGACGATGCCTTTGATGGTTTTGTGCGCGCCAAGCGAGTAAAGCCCGGCATGTACGTGACACTGACTCGCTATGCAGATGCCTATCCTTATCCGGTTGCCTATGAAAAAGCCAAGGTGCAGAACAGCTTTGGCGAATACATAGCAAGTAAGGGTTTGAAGCAACTGCGTATTGCCGAGACTGAAAAATATCCGCATGTCACCTACTTTTTCTCAGGCGGCGAAGAACAGCCGTTTGCTGGCGAAGATCGGATTCTGGTCGCATCGCCGAAAGTCGCAACCTATGATCTGCAGCCAGAAATGAGCGCACCAGAGGTGGCCGACAAGATTATTGAAGCCATTCAGTCGCGTAAATACGATGCAATTATCTGCAATTTCGCCAATGGCGACATGGTGGGGCATACAGGCAGTTTCGACGCCGCCAAGCAGGCGATCGAGGCTCTGGATGCATGCGTTGGACGCTGTGTCGAGGCCATGCGCGCAGCCGGGGGCGAAGTGCTCATCAGCGCCGATCACGGAAATGCAGAAATGATGTGGGATCCGACGTCGGGTCAGCCTCATACCCAGCACACTACTGACCTTGTGCCAGTACTCTATATTGGCCGCCCGGCTCACATTGAAGCGCTTGGCAAGGGGGCGTTGCGCGATTTGGCACCCACACTGCTGGCCATGATGGGGCTGGATCAGCCAGCAGATATGGATGGCAGCTCACTGATCAGGTTCATCTGA
- a CDS encoding peptidoglycan DD-metalloendopeptidase family protein, giving the protein MRRALILIMIGVCGPAVCAAKEPPARQDVDAIRQKIDEVKRELMANEANKADASDALRESEVAISDASHAMSQLDKEQQISQAELSRINADILRIRRNLDASAQRIKRILKTRYQNGRHEAMRLVLEGRAPAHIARQLEYYRYIAQAQQKLVNELSAQLSKLNELAEAIKQKSEALARLAAEKRKQKAVLEAGQAEKQQVLSRLSGEISQQRKQIGKLQADEKSMTQLVERIMRETKEREAREKQARDARQAATHLPKKNGVTPVVNDRLPDASIQGDFASLKGRLRLPLKGEILGRFGQAKADGLNWKGVFIRSDAGNPVKAIAAGQVAEVGWIRNFGNVILVEHGGDYITVYGAAESILKRKGEKVSAGEDIATAGNSGGNAETGIYFELRHRGQVVDPMTWVR; this is encoded by the coding sequence GTGCGTCGCGCTCTGATTCTGATCATGATTGGCGTGTGCGGCCCGGCAGTCTGTGCTGCAAAAGAGCCGCCTGCCAGGCAGGATGTCGATGCGATCCGTCAGAAAATAGACGAGGTCAAGCGCGAGCTCATGGCCAATGAGGCCAATAAGGCTGATGCTAGTGATGCGCTGCGTGAGTCCGAAGTGGCGATTAGTGACGCAAGTCACGCCATGTCGCAGCTCGATAAGGAACAGCAGATATCGCAGGCCGAGCTTTCGCGGATCAATGCGGATATCTTGCGGATTCGACGAAATCTGGATGCAAGTGCGCAGCGAATCAAGCGCATTCTGAAAACCCGATATCAGAATGGCCGGCATGAGGCGATGCGTCTGGTGCTTGAGGGGCGCGCACCTGCACATATCGCGCGTCAGCTCGAATATTACCGGTATATCGCACAGGCTCAACAAAAGCTGGTGAATGAATTAAGCGCTCAGTTATCGAAGTTGAATGAGCTTGCGGAAGCAATCAAGCAAAAAAGTGAGGCGCTTGCGCGACTCGCGGCCGAAAAGCGAAAGCAGAAAGCAGTACTTGAAGCAGGACAAGCAGAAAAGCAACAGGTTCTGAGTCGCTTGTCAGGCGAGATTTCGCAACAGCGTAAGCAAATTGGTAAGTTGCAAGCCGATGAGAAAAGCATGACGCAACTGGTTGAACGCATTATGCGCGAGACCAAGGAGCGCGAGGCGCGTGAAAAGCAAGCGCGAGATGCGCGGCAGGCCGCCACCCATCTGCCCAAGAAGAATGGCGTTACACCCGTGGTCAATGATCGCCTCCCGGATGCCTCGATTCAGGGTGACTTTGCGTCGCTTAAAGGGCGTCTGCGCTTACCGCTCAAAGGGGAAATCCTTGGGCGCTTCGGGCAAGCCAAGGCGGATGGCCTCAACTGGAAGGGTGTATTCATCCGATCAGATGCGGGCAACCCTGTCAAAGCCATTGCTGCGGGACAGGTCGCGGAAGTGGGCTGGATACGCAACTTTGGTAACGTCATTCTGGTCGAACACGGAGGTGATTACATCACTGTCTATGGCGCAGCAGAATCCATTTTGAAGCGAAAAGGCGAAAAGGTCAGTGCGGGCGAGGACATCGCCACGGCTGGCAATAGCGGCGGGAACGCTGAAACGGGCATATACTTCGAACTGCGGCACAGAGGTCAGGTGGTTGATCCGATGACCTGGGTACGCTGA
- a CDS encoding S41 family peptidase has protein sequence MQPKFQRASWVLVGVSFGALLMTGVHALAEKESVDGVLPINELRTFAEVYGRVKRDYVEPVDDKKLIDEAIKGMITGLDPHSDYMHGEAFHDLQVQTSGEFGGLGIEIAAEDGLVKVVAPYDDTPAFKAGVKSGDLIYKIDDTLVRGLSLTDAVKRMRGKPKTKVVLTILRKGESKPLVLTLMRDIIKIRTVRSQLLEPGYGYVRLSQFQEHSAQDLAVAINGLYKENKEALKGLVLDLRSDPGGVLTTAVGVSSIFLPENKLVVYMDGRTADSKAKFFSNDKLYWGSKDDPFKQASGDIKNVPLVVLINGGSASASEIVAGALQDYKRAIIVGTQSFGKGSVQTIMPVGKEAAVKLTTARYFTPTGRSIQAKGITPDIDAPEPMINGIDPDTYREREADLEGHLNNPQGGSERGAPKKAAADKAVEQPKVEKRKPAAEETPDDEADTSPERAKPSIVNLKRDTQLQQGLNVLKVQQVITRNAAAK, from the coding sequence ATGCAGCCCAAATTTCAACGTGCGAGCTGGGTATTGGTAGGAGTGAGCTTTGGCGCACTCTTGATGACGGGCGTGCATGCGCTTGCCGAAAAGGAAAGCGTGGATGGCGTTCTGCCAATCAATGAGCTAAGAACCTTTGCCGAGGTATACGGACGCGTCAAACGGGACTACGTAGAACCCGTCGATGACAAAAAGCTCATCGACGAAGCCATTAAAGGCATGATTACTGGTCTCGACCCGCATTCTGATTACATGCATGGCGAAGCCTTCCACGACTTGCAAGTCCAAACCAGTGGCGAATTTGGCGGCCTGGGTATCGAGATTGCAGCCGAAGACGGATTGGTAAAGGTCGTTGCCCCGTATGACGACACGCCCGCTTTCAAGGCTGGCGTCAAGTCGGGAGATCTGATCTACAAGATCGATGACACGCTGGTGCGCGGCCTATCGCTTACCGATGCAGTGAAGCGTATGCGCGGCAAGCCAAAAACCAAGGTTGTGCTGACGATATTGCGCAAGGGCGAAAGCAAGCCGCTGGTGCTGACCTTAATGCGCGACATCATCAAGATTCGTACCGTGCGTTCGCAATTGCTCGAGCCGGGATATGGCTACGTGCGCCTGAGTCAGTTCCAGGAACATTCGGCGCAAGATCTTGCCGTGGCCATTAATGGCCTGTACAAGGAAAACAAGGAGGCTCTCAAGGGTCTGGTGCTTGATCTGCGTTCCGATCCGGGCGGCGTACTCACCACCGCTGTGGGCGTGTCCTCCATTTTCCTCCCAGAAAACAAGCTGGTCGTATATATGGATGGCCGCACGGCTGATTCCAAGGCTAAATTCTTCTCCAATGACAAGCTGTACTGGGGTAGTAAGGATGATCCGTTTAAGCAGGCTAGTGGCGATATCAAAAACGTACCGCTGGTTGTCCTGATCAATGGCGGTTCTGCATCTGCCTCGGAAATCGTTGCGGGCGCACTTCAGGATTACAAGCGCGCGATCATTGTCGGCACCCAGAGCTTCGGTAAGGGCTCGGTGCAAACGATTATGCCAGTCGGTAAGGAAGCGGCAGTCAAGCTGACCACTGCTCGTTACTTTACGCCAACGGGACGTTCGATTCAGGCCAAGGGTATTACGCCGGATATCGATGCGCCGGAACCGATGATTAACGGGATCGATCCAGATACCTACCGCGAACGCGAAGCGGATCTGGAGGGGCATTTGAATAATCCGCAGGGTGGTTCGGAGCGTGGTGCCCCTAAAAAGGCTGCGGCAGACAAGGCTGTCGAGCAGCCCAAGGTTGAAAAGCGCAAACCCGCTGCGGAAGAAACCCCGGATGATGAGGCTGACACCTCACCGGAGCGTGCCAAGCCAAGCATCGTTAACCTGAAGCGTGATACCCAGCTGCAGCAAGGCTTGAATGTATTGAAGGTGCAGCAGGTCATCACACGAAATGCGGCTGCAAAGTGA
- a CDS encoding GAF domain-containing protein gives MHDANLVMNLYKLLADGKLDKPKFCQMLVRALVQESGSSRASIWWYSGELRDEIVCQTLFDTADNAWVDGAVLREDEYPEYFQAMLGDRRIVAPDARNHPACMCFNENFQEPLNIYSRVDMAIGDQDAELGILTCEMAGSPKIWTDTDVLFIQQVAAMIAMGCRKGLLN, from the coding sequence ATGCATGACGCCAATCTTGTAATGAATCTGTACAAGTTGCTTGCCGATGGCAAACTCGACAAGCCCAAATTTTGTCAGATGCTGGTAAGAGCACTTGTGCAGGAAAGCGGATCCTCCAGAGCTTCAATCTGGTGGTATAGCGGCGAGCTGCGCGATGAAATTGTCTGCCAGACCTTGTTCGATACCGCGGACAATGCATGGGTAGATGGCGCGGTGCTGCGCGAAGACGAATATCCGGAATACTTCCAGGCCATGCTGGGAGATCGCCGGATTGTAGCGCCCGATGCAAGAAATCACCCAGCTTGCATGTGTTTCAATGAAAACTTTCAGGAACCGCTTAATATCTATTCCCGTGTAGATATGGCCATCGGCGATCAGGATGCCGAATTAGGGATTCTGACCTGCGAAATGGCAGGCTCTCCGAAGATCTGGACGGATACGGATGTGCTGTTTATCCAGCAGGTTGCAGCCATGATTGCCATGGGGTGCCGCAAAGGACTGCTGAACTAG
- a CDS encoding HesA/MoeB/ThiF family protein, translating into MSDADLLRYGRHILLDEIGIEGQRALLDAHVLIVGAGGLGSPAALYLAASGVGRLTIADDDTVELSNLQRQIIHATADLGRLKVDSARDRLHSINDAVIVETIAERLNGEALLNRIALADVVLDCSDNFSTRHAVNRACVATQTPLVSGAAVRFDGQFSVFDARLADSPCYRCLFPEEGEAGDGPCATFGVLAPLVGIIGSMQAAEAVKILIGMPGTPIGKLVTLDLRQHEWRTLRFKRDSQCPVCGQGAIPAN; encoded by the coding sequence TTGTCTGACGCCGATTTGCTGCGTTATGGCCGTCACATCCTCCTGGATGAAATCGGAATCGAGGGTCAGCGTGCCCTGTTGGATGCACATGTCCTGATTGTGGGCGCAGGGGGGCTAGGCTCGCCTGCTGCGCTATATCTGGCGGCATCGGGTGTAGGTCGTTTAACGATTGCTGATGATGACACGGTGGAGCTATCCAATCTTCAGCGGCAAATTATTCATGCCACTGCAGATCTGGGACGCCTAAAAGTGGACTCGGCGCGCGATCGTCTGCATTCGATCAATGATGCCGTCATTGTTGAAACGATCGCTGAACGACTCAATGGGGAGGCCTTACTCAACCGCATTGCTTTGGCCGATGTGGTTCTGGATTGCTCGGATAATTTTTCGACGCGCCACGCAGTCAACCGTGCATGTGTCGCTACTCAAACGCCACTTGTATCCGGCGCTGCCGTACGATTCGATGGGCAGTTTTCGGTGTTTGACGCACGCCTGGCTGATAGCCCTTGCTATCGCTGCCTGTTTCCCGAAGAGGGCGAAGCAGGAGATGGCCCGTGCGCAACGTTTGGCGTACTGGCACCGTTGGTGGGCATTATCGGTAGTATGCAGGCGGCAGAAGCTGTCAAAATTTTGATTGGTATGCCTGGCACGCCTATTGGGAAACTGGTGACCTTGGATTTGCGCCAGCACGAATGGCGGACGTTACGCTTTAAGCGTGATTCACAGTGTCCGGTGTGCGGGCAGGGCGCAATCCCAGCAAATTAG
- a CDS encoding TatD family hydrolase: MITTTSLHLIDTHCHLDAGEFDVDRDAALQRARDRGVNTIVVPSVHQASFASTLAMRERYGCPIALGLHPVYERSHRPAHLSELAALIEAQRPHAVGEIGLDLFATGLNAQSQLEWLTAQLKLASTFDLPVLLHVRKAQDQVLAQLRRFGIRRGIAHAFNGSPQQADAYIKQGLLLGFGGNLTYPRAQNIRRLAAALPLESIVLETDAPDMPPEWARQQRNEPAYLERIALQLAELRGESIETIAQVTTSNAANLLGLRPARTPDTVNHA; encoded by the coding sequence ATGATTACCACCACATCGCTTCACTTAATCGATACGCATTGTCATCTGGATGCCGGTGAATTCGATGTGGATCGCGATGCGGCATTACAGCGAGCCCGAGATCGGGGCGTCAATACCATTGTCGTTCCTTCTGTGCATCAGGCAAGCTTTGCCAGCACGCTTGCCATGCGCGAGCGATACGGCTGTCCGATTGCACTGGGCTTGCATCCCGTCTACGAAAGATCACATCGCCCGGCACATCTCTCCGAACTGGCCGCACTGATTGAGGCGCAACGCCCGCATGCGGTTGGCGAAATAGGCTTGGATTTATTCGCTACCGGCTTAAACGCTCAGTCTCAGCTCGAGTGGTTAACTGCTCAATTGAAGCTGGCTAGCACGTTTGACCTGCCCGTGCTATTGCATGTGCGCAAGGCACAGGATCAGGTGCTGGCGCAATTGCGCCGGTTTGGGATTCGCAGGGGGATTGCGCATGCGTTTAACGGTAGTCCGCAGCAGGCGGATGCGTATATCAAGCAGGGTCTGTTGCTCGGATTTGGCGGAAATCTAACCTATCCACGTGCGCAGAACATCCGGCGGCTGGCGGCAGCCTTGCCGCTCGAATCAATTGTTCTGGAAACAGATGCGCCTGATATGCCCCCCGAATGGGCGCGTCAGCAACGCAACGAACCAGCGTACCTTGAGCGTATCGCGCTGCAGCTTGCAGAGCTGCGGGGTGAATCAATCGAGACAATCGCCCAAGTGACAACGTCAAACGCTGCTAATTTGCTGGGATTGCGCCCTGCCCGCACACCGGACACTGTGAATCACGCTTAA